In Pyrus communis chromosome 1, drPyrComm1.1, whole genome shotgun sequence, the following are encoded in one genomic region:
- the LOC137747937 gene encoding AP2-like ethylene-responsive transcription factor ANT → MKSMNDHNNNNNGSSNSNNNNWFGFSLLPHMKMEDASSSSCSAALPSNNSSFYNLSSSGLCCYGVGDNGNFQYSPLSVMPLKSDGSLCIMEALGRSQTEGIMPNTSPKLEDFLGGAAHDYVSEEREAMALSLDSYYNAAAEQQQQQNHHIPVHSNSYYSGIPIQGIYHNQLEEEHSKNTQMTQMPEDLKTCWVSRQYSAHPALEHHHMNNVTMVVENGGSGSVHGGMNRGDLQSLTLSMSPGSQTSCVTAPKQISPTQTECAVAAIETKKRGCGKLGQKQPVHRKSIDTFGQRTSQFRGVTRHRWTGRYEAHLWDNSCKKEGQTRKGRQVYLGGYDMEEKAARAYDLAALKYWGSATHINFPLDNYTAQLEEMKNMSRQEYVAHLRRKSSGFSRGASMYRGVTRHHQHGRWQARIGRVAGNKDLYLGTFGTQEEAAEAYDIAAIKFRGANAVTNFDITKYDVEKIMSSNTLLAGEFARRTKVIEPNILAIEHNPPTQNNVEANQTEINNGNSLDWKMALYQSAAQQQANNCAQTVDQKSIGSGSYRNPSFSMALEDYIGVESVHSSQTLMDESARVGAHFSNPSSLVTSLGSSREGSPDKSGSNMLFAKPPLASKFISPTAAAAVGSWFPSAQLRPPAVSMSQLPLFAAWNET, encoded by the exons atgaaGTCCATGAATGATCATAACAATAACAACAATGGTAGCAGTAACAGTAACAATAACAACTGGTTTGGTTTTTCACTCTTACCCCACATGAAAATGGAggatgcttcttcttcttcctgctCAGCTGCCCTCCCAAGCAACAACAGCAGCTTCTACAACCTCAGCAGCTCTGGGCTCTGCTGCTATGGAGTTGGAGATAATGGTAATTTTCAATACTCTCCTCTCTCTGTAATGCCTCTCAAATCAGATGGCTCTCTCTGCATCATGGAAGCTCTCGGAAGGTCACAAACAGAAg GAATAATGCCCAACACATCCCCAAAACTGGAGGACTTTCTAGGAGGAGCAGCTCATGATTATGTGAGTGAGGAGAGAGAAGCCATGGCTCTGAGCTTAGACAGCTACTACAATGCAGCGGcagagcagcagcagcagcagaatcATCACATTCCTGTCCATTCCAATTCCTACTACTCTGGAATCCCAATCCAAGGAATCTACCATAACCAGTTGGAGGAAGAACATTCTAAGAATACCCAAATGACTCAAATGCCAGAGGACTTGAAAACCTGCTGGGTTTCCAGGCAGTACTCTGCACACCCAGCTCTGGAGCACCACCACATGAACAATGTAACCATGGTTGTTGAGAATGGCGGTTCTGGGTCCGTTCATGGAGGCATGAACCGTGGCGATTTGCAGTCGCTGACACTGTCCATGAGCCCTGGATCACAGACAAGCTGTGTGACAGCTCCAAAGCAGATCTCTCCCACTCAGACAGAATGTGCAGTGGCAGCCATTGAAACAAAGAAGAGGGGCTGCGGAAAGCTTGGCCAGAAGCAGCCTGTTCACAGGAAGTCCATTGACACATTTGGGCAGAGAACCTCACAGTTTAGAGGTGTCACAAG GCATAGATGGACTGGAAGATACGAGGCACATCTGTGGGACAACAGCTGTAAGAAGGAAGGGCAAACCAGAAAAGGAAGGCAAG TTTATCTTG GAGGTTATGATATGGAGGAGAAAGCTGCTAGAGCATATGATCTTGCTGCTCTTAAGTACTGGGGTTCTGCAACTCATATAAACTTTCCG CTGGACAATTACACTGCACAACTTGAAGAGATGAAGAATATGAGCCGGCAGGAATATGTTGCGCATCTGAGAAG GAAAAGCAGTGGATTTTCGAGAGGGGCTTCAATGTACCGAGGCGtgacaag ACATCACCAGCATGGGAGATGGCAAGCTAGGATTGGCAGGGTTGCTGGAAACAAGGATCTTTATCTTGGAACTTTTG GCACCCAAGAGGAAGCTGCAGAAGCTTATGACATAGCAGCAATCAAGTTCCGTGGCGCAAATGCGGTCACCAACTTTGACATTACCAAGTATGATGTAGAAAAAATCATGTCCAGCAATACCCTACTTGCCGGAGAGTTTGCTAGGCGCACCAAGGTGATTGAACCTAACATCCTGGCCATTGAGCATAACCCACCAACACAGAACAATGTTGAAGCCAATCAAACTGAAATCAACAATGGGAATAGCCTAGACTGGAAGATGGCATTGTACCAATCTGCTGCACAGCAACAAGCAAACAATTGTGCTCAAACAGTTGATCAGAAATCAATCGGCTCAGGGAGCTATAGAAACCCTTCCTTCTCAATGGCATTGGAGGATTATATTGGAGTTGAATCAGTGCACTCAAGTCAGACATTGATGGATGAATCAGCTAGGGTTGGGGCTCACTTTTCGAATCCATCTTCGTTGGTGACAAGTTTGGGCAGCTCCAGAGAAGGAAGCCCTGATAAATCTGGCTCCAACATGCTGTTTGCAAAACCTCCATTGGCATCAAAGTTTATCAGTCCAACTGCCGCTGCAGCTGTTGGCTCCTGGTTCCCATCAGCACAGCTGAGGCCGCCAGCTGTCTCCATGTCTCAGTTGCCTCTCTTTGCTGCCTGGAATGAGACCTAG
- the LOC137717076 gene encoding uncharacterized protein gives MKMLVLGQAPSGALSTRRCYLTSPPKFSNPNPPLFSSHRPSRFFSNVNPSKSLNITLAKADGGVDSASSADKQGFSASSAPPPPPPPSVDNQPVFVGQDNIPLEGVIQFEKPDSSARLRKWGHVALLAGGDVLALLTFAAIGRFSHGFPVFEFETLRTADPFIAGWFLSAYFLGGFGEDGRGVNGQSKALTATAMSWALGIPLGIIIRASTAGHIPPIKFVLVTMGSTGVLLVGWRALLYKFLPGDKSKKSDVYRRGSPFELFELLTSLVRRW, from the exons ATGAAAATGCTGGTGCTCGGCCAAGCGCCCAGCGGAGCCTTATCAACTCGGCGGTGTTATCTTACATCCCCGCCAAAATTCTCAAACCCAAACCCTCCCCTCTTCTCTTCCCACAGACCCAGCAGATTCTTCTCCAATGTAAACCCTTCAAAATCTCTCAATATCACGCTCGCAAAGGCCGACGGAGGCGTCGATTCGGCTTCCTCCGCTGACAAACAGGGCTTCTCCGCCTCAtcagctcctcctcctcctcctccgccttcTGTCGATAACCAACCAGTTTTCGTGGGTCAGGACAACATTCCTCTAGAAGGCGTGATTCAGTTCGAGAAGCCCGATTCTTCTGCTCGTTTACGCAAATGGGG TCATGTGGCATTGCTTGCTGGAGGGGATGTTTTGGCATTGCTTACGTTTGCTGCAATTGGAAGATTCAGCCATGGATTCCCCGTTTTCGAATTCGAAACACTTCGCACGGCTGACCCTTTCATTGCTG GAtggtttttgagtgcatatttTCTCGGAGGCTTTGGTGAGGATGGACGTGGAGTCAATGGACAATCGAAGGCACTTACCGCTACGGCTATGTCATGGGCCTTGGGAATTCCA CTTGGGATAATCATAAGGGCATCAACAGCTGGCCACATTCCACCAATCAAATTCGTACTTGTAACAATGGGGAGCACTGGTGTTTTACTTGTTGGATGGAGAGCACTTCTGTATAAGTTTCTTCCCGGCGATAAGAGCAAGAAGAGTGATGTATATCGCCGCGGTAGCCCATTTGAATTGTTTGAG TTGCTCACGTCATTAGTACGAAGGTGGTGA
- the LOC137715545 gene encoding RNA-binding protein 1-like, producing the protein MDSDQAKLFVGGISRETNEETLRAHFRSYGTVLGSVIARDRSNHNPRGFGFVWFSDISSADKALEDPHVILGRTVEVKKAIPRPRNQHQSRMLSRSVENETQFRTKKIFVGGLSAGLTEDGFKNYFEKFGSVSDVVVMHDYKTRRPRGFGFITFDSEDSVENVMQESFHELNGRSVEVKRAVPKEENGNNESGYTDYAPRFPRIYPPYTCSPAPTYGVLPFPTPYNGLGPFAYGTTVYGGGWYPSVAARGTPYGIAPIAPQPWVFPYGNALHPGYMSGGGLAAGSYNGILGPAVFTGGKPNQVVFGSGLAPVNVKPSQVEVKKLDVDSRSNSTAVKKKNSKRS; encoded by the exons ATGGACTCCGATCAAGCTAAGCTTTTCGTCGGGGGAATCTCTCGGGAAACGAACGAAGAGACGCTGAGAGCTCACTTCAGGAGCTACGGCACCGTTTTGGGCTCCGTCATTGCCAGGGACCGCAGCAACCACAACCCTAGAGGGTTTGGCTTCGTCTGGTTCTCGGACATTTCTTCAGCGGACAAAGCCCTTGAAGACCCGCACGTCATTCTGGGCAGAACG GTAGAGGTTAAAAAAGCAATTCCCAGACCCCGAAACCAACATCAAAGTAGAATGTTGAGTAGGAGTGTGGAGAATGAAACTCAGTTTAGAACAAAGAAAATCTTCGTTGGCGGTTTATCAGCAGGTTTGACAGAGGACggatttaaaaattattttgagaAGTTTGGGAGTGTATCAgatgtggttgtgatgcatgacTACAAAACCCGCAGGCCCCGGGGCTTTGGTTTTATCACCTTTGATTCGGAGGATTCTGTTGAGAATGTGATGCAGGAAAGCTTTCATGAGTTGAATGGTAGGTCTGTGGAGGTCAAGAGAGCTGTGCCAAAGGAGGAGAATGGCAATAACGAAAGCGGTTATACTGATTATGCGCCCAGATTCCCCAGAATCTACCCTCCTTATACTTGTAGCCCTGCTCCTACATATGGGGTACTTCCTTTTCCAACACCTTATAATGGTCTTGGGCCATTTGCGTATGGAACCACTGTTTATGGTGGTGGTTGGTACCCTTCAGTCGCAGCTCGTGGGACACCTTATGGCATTGCTCCAATTGCACCTCAGCCATGGGTGTTTCCTTATGGAAACGCCTTACATCCTGGCTACATGAGTGGTGGAGGCTTGGCGGCAGGCAGCTACAATGGGATCCTTGGGCCTGCTGTTTTCACCGGTGGCAAACCAAATCAGGTTGTGTTCGGCAGTGGACTTGCACCAGTTAATGTGAAGCCATCTCAGGTTGAAGTGAAGAAGCTGGACGTCGATTCTCGATCCAACAGTACTGCTGTCaagaaaaaaaactcaaaaaggtCTTGA